The nucleotide sequence GTTGTGTTGaaagttagattttttttaaaattgtatGTTCTATGGCTACTTCGTGCATGCAGATTATGATGAATATGAAAGGTCCCAATTGATCTCCCAAACGAGTTTCGAGAAGACCTTTGGGCAGTCTTCAGTTTTTATCGAGTCGACTTTAATGGAGTATGGAGGAGTGCCTGAATCTGCAAATCCATCAACTTTGATCAATGAAGCAATTCATGTCATTAGCTGTGGATATGAGGAGAAAACACACTGGGGAAAGGAGGTGAGCATTTGTTTTCATTCTTCTTTCTCTTGCCTGCAACAAATGTATCATGTTGCAGAGGTTGTTGTACTTcctaaatttttttattcatttactaAATAAAAATTGAACAGATAGAAAATAGGTTCTCATGATATTGTCTTGAGGTTCATTGTGGGCTTCATAGTTTAATGTTTTCTTTAGGGGCTTCCAGGTGAGTAAAACATGTAAACAAGTCCTGTTCAAAGCAATGTGTTATCTCTGCATAGTCCGTATCGGGAATCATTGATCCATTAGAGAGTTAGGTTAGGTTTGTGTTCAAATGAATTTTGTAAGCAGTGAGGTTTAACTTTTCCCTGCCTGGCATGATTTGGTTTATCAACAATCTTCTTGTAGTCGTGACCTGGATCAGTCAATCCAACACAGTTTAGGTAATTGTTGTCACACACTGTTGAAATATAATGTatgataaaaagaaaatatcTCTATCAGAAAAGCATTGCACCACTGCATCATAAGAGTCTCAGCAGCTTTATTATAAATTTTGCTTAGTTGCCCAAACTCTATTCATATGGCTCACCTGTAAatttccataaatggatctaaacacATCAGATTCACAAAAAGCATTGTTTCTTATTAGTCAGAATTTGTCAAGCTTGATCGTGAGATTTGTTTGTCATGGAGGCAACGgagttactaataaaaatattgtgGTTCACATCAAACTTATTTAGTTGACTCAAGCGAACTTCAATTATATTAAACTTCCATATGCGGACTGCTTTTATATACTTGTATTGTGCATATGCACACACGAGTAACCCAATTACTTAGTACGAAATTATCATACCACCAACCTGGTTTATCACTCTCGGTATTTGGGTATTGTAACATAGCTTGTTCCTTAGCATTGAGTTATAATTGCTTTTAATTTACCATGCGATTCTTCTTTCCCTGACTTTAAGCAGATTGGCTGGATATATGGATCTGTCACGGAAGATATTTTAACAGGTTTCAAAATGCACTGCCGTGGCTGGAGGTCAATTTACTGCATGCCTTCAAGGCCTGCTTTCAAAGGATCTGCTCCAATCAACCTCTCTGATCGTTTGCATCAGGTTCTTCGTTGGGCTCTTGGCTCTGTTGAGATCTTCCTTAGCCGACATTGCCCGCTTTGGTATGGATACGGAGGTGGCCGTCTTAAATGGCTTCAAAGATTGGCTTATATAAACACCATTGTCTATCCATTTACATCACTTCCACTTATTGCTTACTGCTCGTTACCAGCCATTTGTCTTCTTACTGGGAAGTTTATCATTCCTACGGTAATGCACCATTCTTTCATAGCCTACTTAAAGGTTTTTTATTGGAACTATCTTTTTTAACCTTGGTAGTGACTGTcttatttatttatgattttgTTGTCGTCCAGTAGTTGTAGGAATTTATATCGTTCTCTTTGGTCCATTTTATAGTTAATCAGTAAAAAAAAAGCCTAAATATATTAGGAAGTGACCTGGTTCACTTAGTTTAAAGTTGATAATAACATTGTATCTTTTCCCTTTTGCTCATTTCAGCTTTCCAACATTGCAAGTGTCTGGTTTCTTGGTCTATTCATATCCATCATCTTGACGAGTGTTCTTGAGCTGCGTTGGAGTGGTGTGGGTATCGAGGACTGGTGGCGTAATGAGCAGTTCTGGGTGATTGGAGGCGTCTCTGCGCATCTCTTTGCTGTTTTCCAAGGATTTCTAAAGATGCTGGCAGGCATCGACACCAACTTCACTGTAACTGCCAAGGCTACTGATGATACCGACTTTGGTGAGCTCTATGTGTTCAAGTGGACAACTGTATTGATACCTCCAACAACCATTCTAGTCGTCAACTTTGTCGGTGTGGTTGCTGGATTTTCTGACGCACTGAACAGCGGTTATGAATCCTGGGGCCCACTTTTTGGGAAAGTATTCTTTGCACTGTGGGTGATCCTCCATCTGTATCCATTCCTGAAAGGTCTCATGGGGAGGCAGAACCGAACACCGACCATTGTGGTGCTGTGGTCAGTGCTATTGGCTTCAGTTTTCTCGCTTTTGTGGGTGAAGATTGATCCATTCATAAGCAACTCGGCTGCTGCTAAGTCTGAGAATTGTGCTTCCATCAACTGCTAAGCTTCTTTCCAGAAAGGATGGATCTATAACGATGATCAAGGATGCATGCAACCTTAAAATTTGTCTTTCTTTTTGAATAGTATCAATAATGAGTACTAAAATAAGCTCTGTAATGTATCACTGAAACAGGAGGTGGACTCTATTGTGTTAAAATGTGAGCTTGTTTCCCAAAATATGTCTACCATGAATGTGTATATTCGAAATCCCTGATTAACAATAATTTTACTTCTGTGAAATTTTGATAAATTTTGTTGGTCAAGAAAgattttatatttgaaaatcttttGCTGACAAAATCTTGAAAATTACAAATAGGATGATGATAAGTAGCCTATCTATTTATCATTAGGTTTTTGTATGGTTAAGAGAATGCTTGGAgttaaaacatgcttttattGGTTTCTCGTCAAAACTGCAGTAATAAGAGCtctgggctaattatatattatctctataattagttatcattagtattttgatctttatgttttcataaattatattaggattcttatatttatgaaagtaaaatatttatgttgacgaaaatatcatataatttatCACCGAGAATGTACTGTCTCATTTTAATTGATCACTGAGCACATGTGATATTTTCATCAGCAAAAACAATGACGTAAATAAAACGAAAGTAAATATTTTAcaagaattaaaatattaaaataattaattataagaatattatataattaatccCTCGAGTAACCTTTGCATGGGGATAATTAATCATCCCCTCAGAAAACCCTATTTCGAAGACAGGACGATGCAACCTGGAAAACTTTTATACATTGATGATTCGAACAACCTAAGCAGCACCGCACCAGATCAAAATTCCATGGAAGGCAGGAGAGGTGGAGTCAGCTGCACGAGTCAGTCACAAGGCAAAGGGTCGATCTGCACGACTGCGCGCGGGGGCGACTCTGCCCACGGCCCATCCTATCCATCACGTGAAGAAGGCTGCTTTCGATGCGCAGTATGGTTGAAGCAGCCTCACCATGTCCCTCTGGATCTCGCAGTCACCTCATCCCCTCGGACTGCAGTCACCTTACGAGCAGCAGTCGGGTTCGCTCCTTCTCCACCCACCAACAACTCTCGCCTTTCTTCCAACTTCGCCTTCCATGAGTCCTCTGTCAGTATCTCAGATCAGAAAAACTAATGCAAGAATCAACGCAGGTGCCACCCGAAAGCGATCGACTTTACCGCTGGCCGATGTGTCCGTTCCCCAAAAGAAATAAACGTCAGATCCCCTCTTCTTCCTGCGCTTTCTCGTGAACCACAAGCCCTTGTAGCCAAGGAGGTGATGAACCGGCCAAGCATCGACCGCCTCAAAGGTATTATTGTTAGCTCGGCTAAACGATTGCGCAGGGTGACAAAGATTGTAGCGTTGTACAACTCGATTGATCTGATACAAGATTCCGTGAATCTGAATCTGCTGTGTCTGCAGATAGTCTGGTGCTCGCCCacaagacgaagacgaagacgaagacgacatcatcatcttcatcattctTGGATGTTCATGTATCAGTGGCAGCTTAGTGCGGAAGGCAGAGCCAATAAATGAGTACAGCATCATGTGGGAACTCAAAGCAGCGACCACTGCGCTAGAGACGGAAACTTCATTGATAAGATAAAAGTAGAGTGACGAGTAATGAACGCTATAAAAGGACAGCACGATGTCTACAGCGCCTATAGAGCTAATAAAAAGGACAGGTGGGAGAAGAAGACACTGTGATTAAAGCTCTATCCCTCTCGTCGACTCAAAACAGCATTGCTCAACCAACATTCCAAGAGTAACCAGCATCGGTTTTATCTGCAAACAGGAAGGAGATGtctgggggagagagagagagagatggttggTTGTGGGTCGCTATGTCAACGTGTGCTCCAGCTGATCGAACCTCTGAGGAGAATAATGCTGAGTAGTAGATAGATAAAGGTGGAATTTTTTGCTGCTGAGATCGAACTTCTGCTTCAGCCGCACAGCTTGGAGAGGCAAACCAGGAAGATGACCAGGAAGACAAAGCAGGACAGCCCGATGGCCACTCCGAGCACCAGCTTGCTCGGCCCGTGGTGGTCCCCGCCGCCGCTCCCTCTATCCCCGCTCCCGTCGTCGCTGCCGTCGTCGGAGTAGTCCGACGAGTCCGCCCGAGTGGAGCGGTCCGGGGGCGGCGACGCTGGTAGACCGTACTTGTCGCAGGGAGCGATCCCCAGCTTGAGCTTGGAAGAGAGCACAGTGTGGTTGTAGCAGAGGTTGCTGTTGCCGCCCACCTTGAAGACCTCGAGTCTCTTCAGGAAGGACGCGTTGAAGGGGAGCACTCCTTGGAAGTTGTTGTTCTCCAGATTTAGGAACTTCAATCCCTTCATCCCAGATAGGAACTTTGGGATGCTTCCGTTGAACTGATTCGAGCTAAGATCGAGGTGGAAGAGCGCCGAGAGCTGAGACATGGAGTCGGGAATGGGCCCGGAGATCGAGTTGTGCGCGAAAGATGCGTTTTTTAGAGCAGCGAGGTCGCCGATGGAGTCGGGGAGGGCTCCTGTGAGCGCGTTGGAGCTGAGATCGAGGGTCTGGAGGAAGCCGAGAACGGAGATGGAGCTCGGGACTGGGCCCTTGAGGCGGTTGGAGGAGAGGTTGAGGTGGACGAGGTTGAAGGCGTGCCAGTGGTGGGGGACGAGGCCGGAGAGGTTGGCAGCAGAGATGGTGGCGGAGCGGAGGTGACGCATCTGGGAGAGGACCACGGCGGGGCCGCTGGCGACGACTGGGACGCCGATGACGGAGAGGTCGGTGAGGTTCTGGATGCGGGAGAGCCACACGCCGGTAAGGCGACGGAGGGAGGCGGTGCAGGAGAAAGAGCGGAGAGAGGCAACGAAGGGGCCCGGGAGGCGCCTCGGGGCGGCGATGGGGCAGCGGAAGAAAGCGAGGGAGCGAAGGGTAGACAGGGCCCGGAGGGCAGTGGTGGGGAGGTCGAGGTCCGGGGAGCAGTTAGCGAGGCGGAGGGAGACGAGGTGGCGGAAGGGAGCGTCGTCGTCGCAGGCGGTGGCGTTGTCGCGGGGAGAGGGGACGGCGCAAGGGTCGCCGGCGGAGGAGAACCCCATGGCCTGGAGCGCTGTGAGCTGGCGGGGGTCGAGGGTGGAGCCGTGCGAGTCGACCAGGGAGGCG is from Musa acuminata AAA Group cultivar baxijiao chromosome BXJ1-6, Cavendish_Baxijiao_AAA, whole genome shotgun sequence and encodes:
- the LOC135677153 gene encoding receptor-like protein 51 gives rise to the protein MDHRLAALSMVLTLLSSYTWTGGGAIPRSLSPTASLVDSHGSTLDPRQLTALQAMGFSSAGDPCAVPSPRDNATACDDDAPFRHLVSLRLANCSPDLDLPTTALRALSTLRSLAFFRCPIAAPRRLPGPFVASLRSFSCTASLRRLTGVWLSRIQNLTDLSVIGVPVVASGPAVVLSQMRHLRSATISAANLSGLVPHHWHAFNLVHLNLSSNRLKGPVPSSISVLGFLQTLDLSSNALTGALPDSIGDLAALKNASFAHNSISGPIPDSMSQLSALFHLDLSSNQFNGSIPKFLSGMKGLKFLNLENNNFQGVLPFNASFLKRLEVFKVGGNSNLCYNHTVLSSKLKLGIAPCDKYGLPASPPPDRSTRADSSDYSDDGSDDGSGDRGSGGGDHHGPSKLVLGVAIGLSCFVFLVIFLVCLSKLCG